In Carya illinoinensis cultivar Pawnee chromosome 7, C.illinoinensisPawnee_v1, whole genome shotgun sequence, the following are encoded in one genomic region:
- the LOC122315075 gene encoding uncharacterized protein LOC122315075, with protein sequence MSWATSAFRWLDLECFVSIGRSSVSRWPGLFSSYLTPSLGLVGRRRWSWRDLSLSWIVDDVMWGMITAFESVALVSMLCFFFVFCGCTV encoded by the coding sequence ATGTCGTGGGCCACTTCAGCATTCCGGTGGCTGGACTTGGAGTGTTTCGTCTCGATCGGCAGGTCGTCGGTTTCGAGGTGGCCGGGATTATTCTCGTCGTACCTCACCCCGAGCTTGGGTTTAGTCGGGAGGAGGAGGTGGTCGTGGCGGGATCTGAGCTTATCGTGGATCGTGGACGACGTCATGTGGGGGATGATAACGGCGTTCGAGTCCGTCGCCTTGGTCTCCATGCTCTGCTTCTTCTTCGTTTTCTGCGGTTGCACTGTGTAG